The sequence below is a genomic window from Euwallacea fornicatus isolate EFF26 chromosome 1, ASM4011564v1, whole genome shotgun sequence.
TCGATAGTTGTCACAGGTGAAAGAGGGTTGAATGGATTGTTACCTCtttctcaaaaatatgaaatcatCATATGGAAggtaaaaatgagtttttattaacaatagtTATCAAAAaggtattgaaaaaaataaatatataaaatttggtGAAGTTACCAACATGCcaataatatataattctCTAATATAGAATAATCAGCACTTTTTAAGTCACCTAACATTGAAGTTTTTAAGAACTTGCTCATAAGGTCCAATGaactatgttaaaaaaattgttttttctaaaaatatacaggaatTCTActatttagcattttttaataaatgttagGGCATACATTGAAATGGTTTTAACTCTAGCCATATCTAGCCAAAGggaataatgtaaaaatgtggtgaaaatattaaacagttattaaatattcgaaTGTGGTAAATATCAAGCAAATATTTCACAAGGATTCTAaacttgttttaaataatttttaaatttcatatcacAGGCAATAATGTGATATGTTAAGAAAATATAGTCAAAtgcttgaaaaaaattgtcaaatattaacaaaatgttataaatgtgaaaatcagttactgaaaaatattggtcatatattcaataaatattaagtAAATGTCTAAAATGTGGAtatagaaaacaaattttactaaattttcaaatgtcaaTGGAAGAGTACAAGAATGAAACCAAAAAGGTtacattttcatgttttcttaaaatatcaattttaaaattttaaactgaagTTTGGATTAATAAAGgacatattaattaaataactgaaataatttctataaCCACTTATTTCCTAATAAACTGCTCATTATCATCAACAAGTCAATGTATTCTATTGATCATATTGAAAGtctcttaattttaaattacaaacaaataaattgcCTGGTATATGAAGTTAATAGATGAGAAATTTAACCTACTGATAAGGCTATATAGAACTAATCACTGTCATACAATACTAACcatggaaatgtttttttgtaaattttgccAATTATTTTAAGCTCTTTATCcaggaattttcaattattgcaAATCTACCAGGATTGATAATTGTTTAGGGGTTAAAGCCACATTTTGGTTTTACATTTTACAACGTTTTTATATTAGTGTTGAGCTTTTGATCACCATTGAAATTAAagaccaattttgtttgaattaaTTGTAAGTACCACAACCCATAAATTTAGActaactaaaattttcaaacccTATACcttagtaaataaaaatttttcaaacaattatgGGTTCCTATAATATGAGTCATATTTACAGCAAACTATTGAAGCAAGTtgtaaagttggaaaagtattaatttttttactgagaagattgaaattttaatatgaaatgtaGGTGCAGCATGTAATATCTGTAACTTTTCTGTtttgaataacaaaaaatgcCATGCAGTATAGATTCTTTTATaaaactgtatattttttttcattttgttttttgataagTAAATCGTTTTATGTATACTAGACCCGTTTTTGTTTTGCAATGTTTGATAAGAACTTAGACGTGTAACTTATtggaaaacagtaaaaaagaTCAATTAAATATCAATCACAAAAATTAACGCTCAGCTCAATttatcattaattattatgttattaatataaaattcaactgAAAACTTTCGCACATAACCGTTTACGATAACGGTCAGATTGCCCGCCTACTGAAAGaatcaaaaaagaaaaggaaaaacctATTAACGGCAACACTGGCAACACTGTGAcgtaatgattttaaaaatcgcgCCCTTAATTGAAAGTCCaaaaattagaataattacttattatttaagtaaattatgACAAAAAGTTGCGCAATACATGTTTGCGAATATCCCGGTTCCACAAATGCGATTTAGCGGGCGTGTCTCGGTCAACAAGCGcctaaaaacgaaaaaaatcaatagagCCACCCCGGAAATTTCAAGCCGACATTTAATTTAGATTCTAAATTCCCGTGTATAAAAGCGAGTAATGAGTTTAAGATTGAAGCAATCTACCTTTCTAGATCATTTATTCGGAATTTAAACTGTTATAATgcaatagaaaaaatttggACCAAACACTCGAACAAAGAATGTTGGTGTTGCAACGCCATATTGATCCCGTTGTATATTATCCGCTTAACTTACCGTAATCATTATCACAAAATATCTGCAAAGTTCGCAGCCATCCGCAACTAAAAACACTACGAACGACGATTTTACACTCCGAGGAATATTTAGATACTCCACGTAATGAAGAAATTGTTCAATCTATAGGATATTTTCGGCATTTTAGTACTCACAAGGCCGCATCGCCCATTCTAAACATGGCGACCAACAAGAACAGCGATGACGAAATCCGAAAGTTGAGTGCCTCGTTTGACGTTCCAATCGATGTTGCCAGATAGTTTTCCCTGGTATACACGCAAACGCAATAGGATTTGcgatttgaattttgtatCATAAGAAAGAGGCTGGGATAGTTAAGTATATGtattaaattcttttatatGCAGATGCacatttacatataaaaaagcACATATTGTGCTTCAAGAAACAGAAACTTTTGTCAAAGAAgttatttataacttttaaatctatatttttaagttcccgccacaacatttaaaaatgtatagaaTTTTACATACTACGTAGGAGTATTGTATTTCCAATTCCTAAAACGACGGACGGTTTATTGAAGATTGtgaaatgaaaatgtgtaaaagCTATAAAGAAGTTTCATTTGTTATggtcttaaattaataatataataatttgtaataCATTCTATAATAAAAGTACCATACCACTTTTAAAAACtgcagaaagttaaaaaaaaattattctgatTTGGTCTTAAAGGCTGACATGTTTTTCATCAGTAAATAACTAAAACTTAGAGCTTATGAACTGTATATTCCTCGACATCAGGAAAATTTTCTAGTTATTGGCAACTTCGcagtttgtttatatttttaaagatggCTGAGATATTGGCAATCTGGCAATCTTGTAACTGAATGGATGCATGGAAtcgattttttgaagaaatattagCAGGGGTAACAGGGTATAATcactctaaaataaaaataataaatattaatgtttagttttattttatttggtaatatcaaaaaagtttttttaagttttaacttattttgtccttttcatggaaaatgtCGTAAAACAATTGGCAATGACGCATTTGTATTAAATAGCGTGGACCAATCAAATCAAAGAAACAATGCCAAAAGTCAActtcaaaattaacaactgCTTAAGATGCGTTCTTATTTAAATCTTAAGGAACAGAAACAAAGTAATTTCAGTTTTGAGGTCCATGTACATTCGACTTTTCCTCGAAATCAGAGAACTGGAACTGGAAACGgatataaattattgaattgatTCATATCCATATAGTCGATTGGATTATTTggatacaaaataataaaaatatcgattCGATTATGATTCAAAATGATTCTGACCATCTCTACCTTAGGTTGGGGTGACGAGaatcatgtaaccttaaaaaaaaacataaccttATTCAAGTCAAATTACCGTgaagttgtttttaaaactgttttagCCAGGAAATAGTTTAAAGTAATCTGATATAATGTTACAAcgtaatgataaaaaaatatatgtaattaTAGCTCTTATCATTAGATCTACGTGTTAGACCATCATTAGATAgatctaattaaaaatttggaacaCGAACTATGTCTCCCCAAGACagtttattaagaaaatatattacaatattcTTCGTCGTTAGTGGATATTGGTAGGTTTGTTTCTTTCTTCAAGTaactgtttaaattaatcaatttccaGGATAGTCTCAATATCAACAGTTTTTATGAACAAAACATTATTAAGTAATATTGACCTGGATGCTCCTATGTTTATAAACTTAAGTCAGACATTAGTGACTGCCTTTATATGCTTTGGAAAGAAAATGCTTAGTAGATTGTATCCTGAAAGATTAAGCTTTCCAGAACAAAATATTTGGGACCCACAAGTCATGAGACAAGTAAGTAAAACTGGTtggaatttaatattatattattagtGGTTATCTGTCAGTGTAGGAAAAGAATTAcgtagatttattttatttgattatggcaagataatgattatttttaaagaatttcattTCTCAATGTGATATAACTACTGTAGTTTATTACTGAACTTTGTTAGAGCATATTCCATTTTTTAGAGAAGTAGATTACTATATCACATTATGTATCAAATATGTTTTGAGGAATAggattttaatatatatttaatgaaacatgtggcaaattttaaagaactaAGGCATTTGTAGATACTGCCTGTCTCTATCATGTTCACATCCATGATAGCAACCAacaatttatgtttaaaatatgtCTCTGTGGCTTTTTATTATATAGGACGATCTTTGActacaatttttaatgtgatacttACATTCCTTATTTTGAGAGAgaaaacttctaaaaaatgcatattttgttgTGCCATTATTGTTATTGGCTTTTGGTTGGGAGTGGATCAAGAGCACTTTGCAGGTAATCTAATTTAATGACTTGAAATTAAAAGTTGCActatagagaaatattttgtaGGCAGTCTTTCAATAGCTGGAACAATTTTTGGCATTTTGGGCTCATTTTCCTTATCTCTATTTTCAATTCTAACTAAAAAGGTGTTGCCAAAAATTGATGGTGAAATTTGGCTACTGCAATATGCCAATAATGTATATGCTTCCATTCTTTTCCTGCCAATAATAGCTCTAAGTGGGGAAGTACCCATAGTTTACTCTTATCCCCGTTTAGGGGACACATTCTTTTGGTCAGTTGTACTTGGAGGTGGTTTATGTGGGTTTCTCATTGGTTTCTTCACCTCATTACAAATCAAGGTAAGTACTGCTGTATTTCAGAAAGAATCAACCATTTGATGGATCCTGCTAcctttgaattattaatttttctgttcTAAATCTTCTTTTTGCACATATTGACAAGatgatatgtaaaaaatggcaaagtaaaatttccaaaggtCACATGATCTCTTTAATAAGTAGACAAAATAGATTTATAGGTGGTTAATTTACAGTATACATCAGCTCTTACACACAACATATCAGGCACTGCAAAagcatgtgctcaaacagtgTTAGCAACATATTGGTACCATGAGACCAAGTCATTTGTGTGGTGGTTTTCAAACCTAATCATTTTAGTTGCTAGTGGGGCTTATGCCAGGGTTAAGCAATTAGATATGGAGAAACAATATCGACAATCGCCGGCGTATACCAAAGTTTAGTATTAGCAAAAACAATGTACtagtagaaattttttttaataattaatgttattgttattaatgtATATAAATTTCCGTGATTCTGGATGCAGTTTAATTCCTCTGATATTCAcaataattctttaaaatttaaagagcctcatataattatatatatatatatatatatatatatatatatagatagATAGAGATAGATAGAGTATGAATTTACTAATACTTAGGTCAAAAATTTGCAGAATTGAcgaataaaaagtaattttttaactagatttaataaatatcccaaaaaagcggagaaattaaattttcccatcctaatttcaattgaaagtaaaaattgttctACTGTGTATGTGAATTGGAGTTCAATAATTGTGCTGAATTTAGAGATAATCCAGAagaataatttcgtttttaatatatttatcactttcaaacataaatgaaatactgtttatttatttattgtgctgtgttctgtttaaaaatccgtaaaattttataatataccTCATTCTATCAGTTAACAGAGACAGGTTAATAATTATAGTAAAAGTTTGTTTCTAATTGTAACAGTAAATTAACACTTTTGATCATATAAACCGGAGATGAAATGAGTTTCTCTTTGTAATGAGTTTCATAATAGGAGCAACTTATCTAATACATAAGACTAGTAACAACAGCAGTTGTTACAGGCCTACAGATATAGGGTGTAGGGTgagtatatttaaatttatataaattttttcattattctttcattgaacattaaaattaaaaaatacaaatgcgATAGTATACAAACTGTCGTATATTGCGGACAAAATTACTGTTCTGCGagacaagatgcaaatattgTTAGAAACCTATGGGTTTTAGCTACTTCAGTTGAATCGACTATTTATGCTTGATGATCCGTGTTACTGGCATCGCAATTTAATACTACAAAGAAGAAGCGATTGGTGGATCACACATGATTAAGCGAGAAAAAACATTGACTTAGAACCATTCTTATTGGCTCCTAAGACAGCATTGATTACAACTTAAACCTCCTTAGCAAGCTGAAATGTATTCTTCCATTAGAAGTTCATTATATGATCAATCTTTAGGTCCTCATTGATCAAAACAGATTAAAAAttgagagaaaaataattgagTATTGCGTTAAACAATTATGGAAGATTCTCAGTAGGCCCATcttttttacttataaaagGCTCCACAGATTTGATATATAGGTATTTATTcggttaataaaacaaaaatatttcaagttgaatgtattaaaaaaaaacaaacatatttaaaaaaattagatagtTATAAGATATCACAGATAAGTTGCACATTATAAGCAAGATAACGTATTTAACAGTAAATGCCCGAAagttaatttgtttaagacaAATAACGTCCTATTTCATCATTTGTTGCAGCTctgacattttcatttttaaatcactGCAGAAATATAGCCTGTTACCGGCAGTTATAATTGTATAACCAGcaattctaattttttgttaaatttgttgAGACGTACCTGTCTCAAACTCAATATAGACATGATTCCCCTCCTATACATCCACTACCGGACACCTTTCTGTCGATCTTCCAGCTTTAGCTGTGGAAGCCTTCAAAACTACTTGATGCTTCTGTACTTCGATCATAATATTCTTCTTTTTCCGCCTCATGTAACACAACCACACAATCAACGGAGCTACTACCAAAGTAAGCGGAATAAGGAATAAGAAAGTTATTGAATTTCCTCCCCCATTCTTTAAGTCCGTATCTGGCACGATTATAGTCACATTTTTGACATCTTGACCGTACTGTGTTACTGCCAAACAGGCATACAAGCCGCTGTCCAAGTCACGGGCGTTGAATATATTCATCTTGCTAATATAGGTGATCCCTAGGTTGTACCAGGAAGTTTCTATGTTGAGGTGGCAATAGCAAATTTCCTCGTATTCGACGTCGCATTTAGAGCCGTAGCACTTCTTGAACCAGATTATTGTAGGTGGAGTGATGCTAGTAACGTTACATTGAATGGTAAACTCCATATTTAGTTGACCTGTTATGTTGGAAGTAAGCAGGGATTGAACCGAAGGAGCTTCTCCCTCATAGCTATTACCAGCTAGAAGTTAGCAACAGTGATATTTAACGATTGAGTCTTCATGAATGTAGATTTCAGGCTCAAGACTCACCTACAACTTCAATCATGAAAACTTTTCTGACAATGCCCTTTTCAATGCAACGATACAGTCCCGATTGGTTCTTCTTCAGAGATTCTATGACAAAGCGATGTTTATTGCTGCGTTTCTTCCAGTTTTCGTTCGAGTTGATGATGGTCCAGTCTTGGCGATCGCAGTCAAAGCCTTTGACGTACGTCTTACTGCATTCCTGTAAAGCAAAACCTTGTAGATTTAAGAATAAAACACAGAAATTGTTTATACTTGCTTTGTATTCCCAGATAATATGACTGGTGGCATTGGTGGCACACCTGAAAGTATATTGGGTTCCTTCAGTTACTCTGAAGCTTTTCATTTTCGGTTCCAGATTGAAGGGAGAATCATTGGAATATCCTAAAAAGGAAAAGTGAActcttttttgcaaaatcttggtcaattgctttaaattttcactttaaaattccggataaatatattaatttcataGGAATGTGCACAGCTGTAGATAAGATTAGAGTAAGAAGcaaatatctaataaactatgaacttgaaatttataataaaatggcAGTATTATACTTAATTTGCGTACAACCTACAATGTTTCTTGAACGCTTATCGTGTAAACTTTCTTAGAAAAACTTTCATGTAGGAATGTTACATGTTTATGAACTGGAGGCTATGTCGTTATTGTAACTGTATTGTAACTTGAAACCGAGACATTTATTTTAGTAAAAGTTGGTACAGTGGGCTGTAGGATAATATGTGAATAAAACGGTCATAAAGAAAcgtatatataaaatattactaGAGAGGATAGGTAAATTAAtgagaaaatagaaaaatatgggTTTTGATATCATGCCTTTTTCAAAACATTGCAATTAACATAAATCTGACTGCTCAATCCCTCCTGACCCTCCTGTAAAGTGACGACACACATTGGATATGAGCTAGTAGTCACATCGTCTTAGATAATCCTTACGGTCGTGGCTAATTTTTTGACAAGTCtataaaaaaagtggaaaaaaaataaaaagggcGGACATTCAGAAAAATCTCAAG
It includes:
- the nac gene encoding GDP-fucose transporter 1 isoform X2, which codes for MSPQDSLLRKYITIFFVVSGYWIVSISTVFMNKTLLSNIDLDAPMFINLSQTLVTAFICFGKKMLSRLYPERLSFPEQNIWDPQVMRQILPVSIMFTSMIATNNLCLKYVSVAFYYIGRSLTTIFNVILTFLILREKTSKKCIFCCAIIVIGFWLGVDQEHFAGSLSIAGTIFGILGSFSLSLFSILTKKVLPKIDGEIWLLQYANNVYASILFLPIIALSGEVPIVYSYPRLGDTFFWSVVLGGGLCGFLIGFFTSLQIKYTSALTHNISGTAKACAQTVLATYCC
- the nac gene encoding GDP-fucose transporter 1 isoform X1 — encoded protein: MSPQDSLLRKYITIFFVVSGYWIVSISTVFMNKTLLSNIDLDAPMFINLSQTLVTAFICFGKKMLSRLYPERLSFPEQNIWDPQVMRQILPVSIMFTSMIATNNLCLKYVSVAFYYIGRSLTTIFNVILTFLILREKTSKKCIFCCAIIVIGFWLGVDQEHFAGSLSIAGTIFGILGSFSLSLFSILTKKVLPKIDGEIWLLQYANNVYASILFLPIIALSGEVPIVYSYPRLGDTFFWSVVLGGGLCGFLIGFFTSLQIKYTSALTHNISGTAKACAQTVLATYWYHETKSFVWWFSNLIILVASGAYARVKQLDMEKQYRQSPAYTKV
- the LOC136342550 gene encoding fibroblast growth factor receptor-like 1 isoform X1 encodes the protein MVVWQGLMRYCFLYFLTIRCQADDLLDTEGYSNDSPFNLEPKMKSFRVTEGTQYTFRCATNATSHIIWEYKECSKTYVKGFDCDRQDWTIINSNENWKKRSNKHRFVIESLKKNQSGLYRCIEKGIVRKVFMIEVVAGNSYEGEAPSVQSLLTSNITGQLNMEFTIQCNVTSITPPTIIWFKKCYGSKCDVEYEEICYCHLNIETSWYNLGITYISKMNIFNARDLDSGLYACLAVTQYGQDVKNVTIIVPDTDLKNGGGNSITFLFLIPLTLVVAPLIVWLCYMRRKKKNIMIEVQKHQVVLKASTAKAGRSTERCPVVDV
- the LOC136342550 gene encoding fibroblast growth factor receptor-like 1 isoform X2, whose amino-acid sequence is MKSFRVTEGTQYTFRCATNATSHIIWEYKECSKTYVKGFDCDRQDWTIINSNENWKKRSNKHRFVIESLKKNQSGLYRCIEKGIVRKVFMIEVVAGNSYEGEAPSVQSLLTSNITGQLNMEFTIQCNVTSITPPTIIWFKKCYGSKCDVEYEEICYCHLNIETSWYNLGITYISKMNIFNARDLDSGLYACLAVTQYGQDVKNVTIIVPDTDLKNGGGNSITFLFLIPLTLVVAPLIVWLCYMRRKKKNIMIEVQKHQVVLKASTAKAGRSTERCPVVDV
- the LOC136342550 gene encoding fibroblast growth factor receptor-like 1 isoform X3 gives rise to the protein MPPVILSGNTKQECSKTYVKGFDCDRQDWTIINSNENWKKRSNKHRFVIESLKKNQSGLYRCIEKGIVRKVFMIEVVAGNSYEGEAPSVQSLLTSNITGQLNMEFTIQCNVTSITPPTIIWFKKCYGSKCDVEYEEICYCHLNIETSWYNLGITYISKMNIFNARDLDSGLYACLAVTQYGQDVKNVTIIVPDTDLKNGGGNSITFLFLIPLTLVVAPLIVWLCYMRRKKKNIMIEVQKHQVVLKASTAKAGRSTERCPVVDV